The following are from one region of the Ananas comosus cultivar F153 linkage group 20, ASM154086v1, whole genome shotgun sequence genome:
- the LOC109725974 gene encoding glycoprotein 3-alpha-L-fucosyltransferase A-like has product MGASTSQGQRRRRCSGLLTLVVALVVVAEISFLGRLDMAKNAAAVHSWTTSLYFPSSSSDGGGADESSAASGDEEIWRCEERLEREDAVPYARDFDKDPVLVSGMGKDFTTCSVGCEFGFAGDKIPDATFGQPQGPTVASILRSMESSHYYADNNVAAARRRGFQVVMTTSLSSDVPVGYFSWAEYDIMAPMQPKTEAALAAAFISNCGARNFRLQALEMLEQMGIKIDSYGACHRNRDGRVDKVEALKKYKFSLAFENSNEEDYVTEKFFQSLVAGSVPVVVGAPNIQDFAPAPGSILHIKELSDVSSIAQTMKHLAADPDAYNRTMRWKFEGPSDSFKALVDMAAVHSSCRLCIHLATKIREKEEKTAKFQNRPCSCSSNKGTVYHLFVRERGRFEMESIFLRSDKLTVEALEFAVLEKFRSLNYVPIWKNERPASIRGGDELKIYRIYPVGLTQRQALYSFKFKDDADLKRYIKNNPCTKLEVIFV; this is encoded by the exons ATGGGGGCCTCCACTTCGCAGGGGCAAAGGAGGAGGCGGTGCTCGGGCCTCCTAACCCTAGTCGTCgccctcgtcgtcgtcgccgagaTCTCCTTCCTGGGGCGCCTCGACATGGCCAAGAACGCCGCCGCGGTCCACAGCTGGACCACCTCCCTCTacttcccctcctcctcctccgacggcggcggcgccgacgagtcctccgccgcctccggcgaCGAGGAGATCTGGCGATGCGAGGAGCGGTTGGAGAGGGAGGACGCGGTTCCGTACGCTAGGGATTTCGACAAGGACCCCGTCCTCGTCTCCGGAATGGGAAAG GATTTTACAACATGTTCTGTGGGCTGTGAGTTTGGATTTGCAGGAGACAAGATTCCTGATGCAACTTTCGGGCAACCTCAAGGTCCGACAGTAGCTAGTATCCTTCGATCGATGGAATCATCACACTATTATGCAGATAACAATGTTGCCGCGGCCCGAAG GAGAGGGTTCCAAGTCGTTATGACAACCAGCCTTTCCTCAGATGTACCGGTTGGTTATTTCTCGTGGGCTGAGTATGATATTATGGCACCTATGCAGCCAAAAACTGAAGCAGCTCTTGCAGCTGCTTTCATTTCCAATTGTGGGGCCCGCAACTTCCGCTTGCAAGCCCTCGAGATGCTTGAACAGATGGGTATTAAAATAGACTCATATGGTGCTTGTCATCGAAATCGTGATGGAAGAG TTGACAAAGTGGAAGCTTTGAAGAAGTACAAATTCAGCTTGGCATTTGAAAATTCTAATGAGGAGGATTATGTCACAGAGAAGTTCTTTCAGTCCCTTGTAGCAG GGTCTGTCCCAGTAGTCGTTGGTGCTCCAAATATACAAGATTTTGCTCCTGCTCCTGGTTCCATATTGCATATTAAAGAACTTAGTGATGTTTCTTCAATTGCTCAAACCATGAAACATCTTGCTGCAGATCCTGATGCCTACAACCGTACTATGAG GTGGAAGTTCGAAGGCCCATCGGATTCATTTAAGGCCCTTGTCGACATGGCAGCGGTGCATTCATCATGTCGGCTCTGCATACATCTTGCGACGAAAATccgagaaaaagaagagaagactGCTAAATTTCAGAATCGCCCCTGTAGCTGTTCGAGCAACAAAGGGACTGTATACCACCTGTTTGTTAGAGAACGAGGTCGTTTTGAGATGGAGAGCATATTTCTCAG ATCGGACAAATTAACTGTAGAAGCATTAGAGTTTGCAGTGCTTGAAAAGTTTAGATCCCTGAATTATGTGCCTATATGGAAGAATGAAAGACCAGCAAGTATAAGAGGAGGCGATGAGTTGAAGATATATAGAATTTACCCGGTCGGCTTGACCCAAAGACAAGCATTGTACAGCTTCAAGTTTAAGGATGATGCGGATCTCAAGAGATATATTAAGAACAACCCTTGCACAAAGCTTGAAGTGATTTTTGTATAG
- the LOC109725594 gene encoding thioredoxin-like 4, chloroplastic, with protein sequence MMLIKEDNASPVSLLLRFATTTNTSPTLPPQLPRSLPKPPHTTTTTTISRARPPPVRLIASSNPRPVPALRCSGGGGGAFNAAPPALGEGEDEVCPVECVAEFATEEEFRRILERAKERNALVVVDFYRTSCGSCKYIQQGFAKLCKRAGDRGDADVVFLKHNVIDEYDEQSEVAERLRIKVVPLFHFYKDGVLLEAFATRDKERIIAAIRKYTSTD encoded by the exons GAAGACAATGCATCGCCCGTTTCTCTCCTACTCCGCTTCGCCACCACCACCAACACCTCCCCCACTCTCCCACCCCAACTCCCCCGCTCCCTCCCCAAACCCCcccacaccaccaccaccaccaccatctccCGCGCGCGCCCACCACCTGTTCGACTCATCGCCTCTTCGAACCCCCGCCCCGTCCCCGCGCTCCgttgcagcggcggcggcggcggcgccttcAATGCCGCTCCACCCGCGCtcggcgagggcgaggacgaGGTGTGCCCCGTGGAGTGCGTGGCGGAGTTCGCGACGGAGGAGGAGTTCCGGAGGATTCTGGAGAGGGCCAAGGAGAGAAACGCGCTCGTCGTCGTCGACTTCTACCGCACCTCCTGCGGGAGCTGCAAATACATCCAGCAGGGCTTCGCCAAGCTCTGCAAGCGCGCCGGCGATCGCGGCGACGCCGACGTCGTCTTCTTGAAGCACAAT GTTATTGATGAATATGATGAGCAATCAGAGGTTGCAGAGAGACTTCGCATTAAG GTAGTTCCACTGTTTCACTTCTACAAAGATGGGGTTCTGTTAGAAGCATTTGCGACGCGAGATAAGGAACGAATTATTGCTGCAATTCGCAAATATACTTCTACAGATTAA